The Flavobacterium sp. 102 genomic interval GACAAACGGCAATTTTACCATCTGTGGGTTCTATGCTTCGGTCGATGACCATGATGTCGCCATCGTCTATACCGGCGCCTATCATGGAAGTCCCATCGGCTTTGGCGTAGAAAGTGGCTTCGAAGTTTTTGACCAATACTTTGTCTAGACTGATTTGGCTTCCTTCAAAATCGGTCGCCGGTGAGGGGAAACCTGCTTTGATGCCGCCTTCAAAATAGGGGAGTGTTTTCGGATTTTCGACATCGGGCTTGAAGAAAGTAAGTTTGTTTTTTATCGACATTGTACTTTCATTATTTCATTAAAATC includes:
- a CDS encoding LexA family transcriptional regulator is translated as MSIKNKLTFFKPDVENPKTLPYFEGGIKAGFPSPATDFEGSQISLDKVLVKNFEATFYAKADGTSMIGAGIDDGDIMVIDRSIEPTDGKIAVCLIDGEFTVKRIKVEKDAVYLMPENASFQPIKVTEDNKLVIWGIVTYVIKSV